A window of the Drosophila simulans strain w501 chromosome 2L, Prin_Dsim_3.1, whole genome shotgun sequence genome harbors these coding sequences:
- the LOC6730588 gene encoding uncharacterized protein LOC6730588 isoform X1 — protein MRPGRTTTALPAATTPLLLLLPLILGRLHVAHAQCPWQRDVPDLQTSCICAYNLGRELSVQCDQVDFSQLLDAMNTHARLQPVDLLYVNNSTISELPNAVFSNLSLHNVQLSSCGIQRIATGAFKGQESVLRNLNLQDNLLADVPVEALKVLGKLNLLDLSKNQLSHIPDDAFVGLTKLSTLKLNDNNVTLASNAFRGLEQSLKNLNLKGTKQRKVPESIRGLKSLAFLDLSQNGIKELPGAGGIRVFDGLDALTALNLERNLIQSIGETAFAGVRKTLSSLSLLNNLLAEFPIGAVHSLKELRVLDIGFNLLTSLPEAAFRGNPGITLLALDGNPLSSVPEGAFAHLNATLRGLSLGGRFLHCDCKLRWVAEWIRNGDLQVTSRERNPQFCGTPPRFRDRGFYSIQPEELSCPDIADAALRGPVGLADNLKPTLPSSPDSVEYETGTGTGTGTVGTGTAASAPVTSSVSTSTSTTTPTTTTTTTTAEPTTRRSTTRPPTKSTTAISATTASPASNPPVNGTGTVQATSITTSSSSSSSSSTSTGHGNGKQAPGWRQGVTNGNGNSGVGGAGGLHKPQRPPLVLGYPPQRGTRIDDANEVQVKHAFRQDSSVIIQWDSDTANILGFRVVYRLFGEKAFKQGPPLESSEREFKIKNVPAQECIIVCVISLEELHVTPETVPYQQCREVRTVASQASNMDKITIAASAAICGTIIVAVIVFIAASRRSRKLQSSQQKSPLPIGGLPVNCCGPTGSPGPLGSIATLSAFNNHKEWDQVSAYSGRSIPRPRIYPVEQPDDMRSHFSGMPGKVGKSSRSLADGQSQHSFSNNSHRGYLGSAFPSNLVNSRPELRQSRQSLAAASERMSRASYAGSIHGGNGGGGGLGGNGGGGGNGLPVSSLMAMSGMVGGGGPASIASSARRSRPRSRSREQLNTTHIHNHRPGSRYSQAGSTHTLNNYCDTSDNWTDHDMDIYMARNPTTRNGLVPL, from the exons CGACAACAGCTTTACCAGCAGCGACCACGCCCCTGCTCCTGCTACTCCCACTTATCCTGGGCAGGCTCCACGTGGCCCACGCCCAGTGTCCTTGGCAGCGGGATGTGCCCGACCTGCAGACGAGCTGCATCTGCGCCTACAACCTGGGCAGGGAGCTATCCGTGCAATGCGATCAG GTGGACTTTTCGCAACTCCTGGATGCGATGAACACCCACGCCCGCCTGCAACCCGTGGATTTGCTGTACGTGAACAACTCCACGATTTCCGAGCTGCCCAACGCCGTTTTCAGCAATTTGAGCCTGCACAATGTGCAGCTCTCGAGCTGCGGCATCCAGAGAATTGCGACGGGTGCCTTCAAGGGCCAGGAGTCGGTGCTGCGGAATCTCAATCTGCAGGATAATCTGCTGGCCGACGTGCCGGTGGAGGCGCTCAAGGTCCTGGGCAAGCTGAACCTGCTGGATTTGTCAAAAAATCAGCTCAGTCACATTCCCGACGACGCCTTTGTGGGTCTGACAAAGCTCTCCACCCTCAAACTGAACGATAACAATGTCACCCTGGCCAGCAATGCATTTAGGGGGCTGGAGCAGAGCCTGAAGAACCTGAATCTGAAGGGCACGAAGCAGCGGAAGGTGCCGGAAAGTATTAGGGGCCTGAAGAGCCTGGCCTTCCTCGATCTCTCCCAGAATGGCATCAAAGAACTGCCGGGAGCGGGCGGAATCCGGGTCTTTGACGGTCTGGACGCACTGACTGCCCTGAATCTGGAGAGGAATCTCATCCAGAGCATCGGTGAAACGGCATTTGCCGGCGTGCGAAAAACACTAAGCTCGCTGAGTTTGCTCAACAACCTGCTGGCCGAATTTCCCATCGGAGCCGTGCACTCGCTGAAGGAGCTGCGTGTCCTGGACATTGGATTCAATCTGCTGACCAGCCTGCCGGAGGCCGCCTTCCGGGGCAATCCGGGCATCACCCTGCTGGCCCTGGACGGAAATCCACTGAGCAGCGTGCCCGAAGGCGCCTTCGCCCACCTGAATGCCACACTCCGCGGACTCTCCCTCGGAGGCAGGTTCCTCCACTGCGACTGCAAGCTGCGATGGGTGGCCGAGTGGATTCGAAATGGCGACTTGCAG GTTACATCGCGCGAACGGAATCCCCAGTTCTGTGGCACCCCACCTCGCTTCCGGGACCGAGGCTTCTACTCCATTCAGCCGGAGGAGCTGAGCTGCCCGGACATTGCCGATGCGGCCCTACGTGGACCCGTCGGCCTGGCCGATAACCTGAAGCCCACCCTGCCCTCGTCGCCCGACTCCGTGGAATATGAAACGGGCACGGGCACGGGAACGGGTACAGTGGGCACTGGCACCGCTGCCTCTGCTCCGGTGACCAGCAGTGTGAGCACCTCCACCTCGACGACAACAcccacaacaaccacaacgacAACCACAGCGGAGCCAACAACCAGGAGGAGCACG ACTCGTCCTCCGACCAAGTCAACTACAGCGATATCGGCCACCACAGCCTCGCCAGCTTCCAATCCCCCGGTGAATGGAACGGGCACAGTTCAGGCCACCTCCATCACGacgagcagcagctcctcctcctcatcctccacGTCCACGGGTCACGGCAACGGCAAGCAGGCGCCGGGATGGCGCCAAGGAGTGaccaatggcaatggcaatagTGGAgtaggaggagcaggaggtcTGCACAAGCCGCAGAGGCCACCACTTGTCCTGGGCTATCCACCGCAGAGGGGCACTCGCATCGACGATGCCAACGAAGTGCAGGTGAAGCACGCCTTCCGCCAGGATAGCTCCGTGATCATCCAGTGGGACTCGGACACGGCGAATATCCTGGGATTCCGCGTGGTCTACCGCCTGTTCGGCGAGAAGGCCTTCAAGCAGGGACCTCCGCTGGAGTCCAGCGAGCGCGAGTTCAAGATCAAGAATGTCCCCGCCCAGGAGTGCATCATCGTGTGCGTCATCTCGCTGGAGGAGCTCCACGTGACCCCGGAAACGGTTCCCTACCAGCAGTGCCGCGAAGTGAGGACTGTCGCCTCGCAGGCCTCCAACATGGACAAGATAACGATAGCGGCCAGTGCGGCCATTTGTGGCACCATCATTGTGGCCGTGATAGTCTTCATCGCTGCCAGCAG ACGCTCCCGCAAGCTGCAGAGCAGCCAGCAGAAGAGTCCGCTGCCAATTGGAGGTCTGCCCGTTAATTGCTGCGGTCCGACCGGTTCACCGGGACCACTTGGCTCCATTGCAACGCTATCGGCATTTAACAATCACAAG GAATGGGACCAAGTGTCGGCGTACAGTGGACGCTCGATACCGCGGCCGCGCATATATCCCGTAGAGCAGCCGGATGACATGAGGAGCCACTTCTCCGGAATGCCCGGCAAGGTGGGCAAGTCAAG TAGATCCCTGGCGGACGGACAGTCGCAGCACAGTTTCTCGAACAACTCGCACCGCGGCTACCTGGGCAGCGCCTTCCCCTCGAACCTGGTGAACTCCCGGCCGGAGCTGCGCCAATCCCGCCAGTCCCTGGCCGCCGCCTCGGAGCGCATGTCCCGTGCCTCCTACGCGGGATCCATTCACGGCGGCaacggaggaggcggtggcctGGGCGGAAACGGAGGCGGCGGAGGCAACGGGCTGCCCGTGAGCAGCCTGATGGCCATGAGCGGAAtggtgggcggcggcggaCCGGCCAGCATCGCCTCCAGCGCCCGGCGATCGCGACCGCGCTCCAGATCCCGCGAGCAGCTGAACACCACCCACATACATAACCATCGACCGGGAAGTCG ATACTCGCAGGCGGGATCGACGCACACGCTGAACAACTACTGCGATACATCGGACAACTGGACGGATCACGACATGGACATCTATATGGCCCGCAATCCGACGACGCGCAACGGTTTAGTGCCATTATGA
- the LOC6730588 gene encoding uncharacterized protein LOC6730588 isoform X2 — MRPGRTTTALPAATTPLLLLLPLILGRLHVAHAQCPWQRDVPDLQTSCICAYNLGRELSVQCDQVDFSQLLDAMNTHARLQPVDLLYVNNSTISELPNAVFSNLSLHNVQLSSCGIQRIATGAFKGQESVLRNLNLQDNLLADVPVEALKVLGKLNLLDLSKNQLSHIPDDAFVGLTKLSTLKLNDNNVTLASNAFRGLEQSLKNLNLKGTKQRKVPESIRGLKSLAFLDLSQNGIKELPGAGGIRVFDGLDALTALNLERNLIQSIGETAFAGVRKTLSSLSLLNNLLAEFPIGAVHSLKELRVLDIGFNLLTSLPEAAFRGNPGITLLALDGNPLSSVPEGAFAHLNATLRGLSLGGRFLHCDCKLRWVAEWIRNGDLQVTSRERNPQFCGTPPRFRDRGFYSIQPEELSCPDIADAALRGPVGLADNLKPTLPSSPDSVEYETGTGTGTGTVGTGTAASAPVTSSVSTSTSTTTPTTTTTTTTAEPTTRRSTTRPPTKSTTAISATTASPASNPPVNGTGTVQATSITTSSSSSSSSSTSTGHGNGKQAPGWRQGVTNGNGNSGVGGAGGLHKPQRPPLVLGYPPQRGTRIDDANEVQVKHAFRQDSSVIIQWDSDTANILGFRVVYRLFGEKAFKQGPPLESSEREFKIKNVPAQECIIVCVISLEELHVTPETVPYQQCREVRTVASQASNMDKITIAASAAICGTIIVAVIVFIAASRRSRKLQSSQQKSPLPIGGLPVNCCGPTGSPGPLGSIATLSAFNNHKEWDQVSAYSGRSIPRPRIYPVEQPDDMRSHFSGMPGKVGKSRSLADGQSQHSFSNNSHRGYLGSAFPSNLVNSRPELRQSRQSLAAASERMSRASYAGSIHGGNGGGGGLGGNGGGGGNGLPVSSLMAMSGMVGGGGPASIASSARRSRPRSRSREQLNTTHIHNHRPGSRYSQAGSTHTLNNYCDTSDNWTDHDMDIYMARNPTTRNGLVPL; from the exons CGACAACAGCTTTACCAGCAGCGACCACGCCCCTGCTCCTGCTACTCCCACTTATCCTGGGCAGGCTCCACGTGGCCCACGCCCAGTGTCCTTGGCAGCGGGATGTGCCCGACCTGCAGACGAGCTGCATCTGCGCCTACAACCTGGGCAGGGAGCTATCCGTGCAATGCGATCAG GTGGACTTTTCGCAACTCCTGGATGCGATGAACACCCACGCCCGCCTGCAACCCGTGGATTTGCTGTACGTGAACAACTCCACGATTTCCGAGCTGCCCAACGCCGTTTTCAGCAATTTGAGCCTGCACAATGTGCAGCTCTCGAGCTGCGGCATCCAGAGAATTGCGACGGGTGCCTTCAAGGGCCAGGAGTCGGTGCTGCGGAATCTCAATCTGCAGGATAATCTGCTGGCCGACGTGCCGGTGGAGGCGCTCAAGGTCCTGGGCAAGCTGAACCTGCTGGATTTGTCAAAAAATCAGCTCAGTCACATTCCCGACGACGCCTTTGTGGGTCTGACAAAGCTCTCCACCCTCAAACTGAACGATAACAATGTCACCCTGGCCAGCAATGCATTTAGGGGGCTGGAGCAGAGCCTGAAGAACCTGAATCTGAAGGGCACGAAGCAGCGGAAGGTGCCGGAAAGTATTAGGGGCCTGAAGAGCCTGGCCTTCCTCGATCTCTCCCAGAATGGCATCAAAGAACTGCCGGGAGCGGGCGGAATCCGGGTCTTTGACGGTCTGGACGCACTGACTGCCCTGAATCTGGAGAGGAATCTCATCCAGAGCATCGGTGAAACGGCATTTGCCGGCGTGCGAAAAACACTAAGCTCGCTGAGTTTGCTCAACAACCTGCTGGCCGAATTTCCCATCGGAGCCGTGCACTCGCTGAAGGAGCTGCGTGTCCTGGACATTGGATTCAATCTGCTGACCAGCCTGCCGGAGGCCGCCTTCCGGGGCAATCCGGGCATCACCCTGCTGGCCCTGGACGGAAATCCACTGAGCAGCGTGCCCGAAGGCGCCTTCGCCCACCTGAATGCCACACTCCGCGGACTCTCCCTCGGAGGCAGGTTCCTCCACTGCGACTGCAAGCTGCGATGGGTGGCCGAGTGGATTCGAAATGGCGACTTGCAG GTTACATCGCGCGAACGGAATCCCCAGTTCTGTGGCACCCCACCTCGCTTCCGGGACCGAGGCTTCTACTCCATTCAGCCGGAGGAGCTGAGCTGCCCGGACATTGCCGATGCGGCCCTACGTGGACCCGTCGGCCTGGCCGATAACCTGAAGCCCACCCTGCCCTCGTCGCCCGACTCCGTGGAATATGAAACGGGCACGGGCACGGGAACGGGTACAGTGGGCACTGGCACCGCTGCCTCTGCTCCGGTGACCAGCAGTGTGAGCACCTCCACCTCGACGACAACAcccacaacaaccacaacgacAACCACAGCGGAGCCAACAACCAGGAGGAGCACG ACTCGTCCTCCGACCAAGTCAACTACAGCGATATCGGCCACCACAGCCTCGCCAGCTTCCAATCCCCCGGTGAATGGAACGGGCACAGTTCAGGCCACCTCCATCACGacgagcagcagctcctcctcctcatcctccacGTCCACGGGTCACGGCAACGGCAAGCAGGCGCCGGGATGGCGCCAAGGAGTGaccaatggcaatggcaatagTGGAgtaggaggagcaggaggtcTGCACAAGCCGCAGAGGCCACCACTTGTCCTGGGCTATCCACCGCAGAGGGGCACTCGCATCGACGATGCCAACGAAGTGCAGGTGAAGCACGCCTTCCGCCAGGATAGCTCCGTGATCATCCAGTGGGACTCGGACACGGCGAATATCCTGGGATTCCGCGTGGTCTACCGCCTGTTCGGCGAGAAGGCCTTCAAGCAGGGACCTCCGCTGGAGTCCAGCGAGCGCGAGTTCAAGATCAAGAATGTCCCCGCCCAGGAGTGCATCATCGTGTGCGTCATCTCGCTGGAGGAGCTCCACGTGACCCCGGAAACGGTTCCCTACCAGCAGTGCCGCGAAGTGAGGACTGTCGCCTCGCAGGCCTCCAACATGGACAAGATAACGATAGCGGCCAGTGCGGCCATTTGTGGCACCATCATTGTGGCCGTGATAGTCTTCATCGCTGCCAGCAG ACGCTCCCGCAAGCTGCAGAGCAGCCAGCAGAAGAGTCCGCTGCCAATTGGAGGTCTGCCCGTTAATTGCTGCGGTCCGACCGGTTCACCGGGACCACTTGGCTCCATTGCAACGCTATCGGCATTTAACAATCACAAG GAATGGGACCAAGTGTCGGCGTACAGTGGACGCTCGATACCGCGGCCGCGCATATATCCCGTAGAGCAGCCGGATGACATGAGGAGCCACTTCTCCGGAATGCCCGGCAAGGTGGGCAAGTCAAG ATCCCTGGCGGACGGACAGTCGCAGCACAGTTTCTCGAACAACTCGCACCGCGGCTACCTGGGCAGCGCCTTCCCCTCGAACCTGGTGAACTCCCGGCCGGAGCTGCGCCAATCCCGCCAGTCCCTGGCCGCCGCCTCGGAGCGCATGTCCCGTGCCTCCTACGCGGGATCCATTCACGGCGGCaacggaggaggcggtggcctGGGCGGAAACGGAGGCGGCGGAGGCAACGGGCTGCCCGTGAGCAGCCTGATGGCCATGAGCGGAAtggtgggcggcggcggaCCGGCCAGCATCGCCTCCAGCGCCCGGCGATCGCGACCGCGCTCCAGATCCCGCGAGCAGCTGAACACCACCCACATACATAACCATCGACCGGGAAGTCG ATACTCGCAGGCGGGATCGACGCACACGCTGAACAACTACTGCGATACATCGGACAACTGGACGGATCACGACATGGACATCTATATGGCCCGCAATCCGACGACGCGCAACGGTTTAGTGCCATTATGA
- the LOC6730588 gene encoding uncharacterized protein LOC6730588 isoform X3, whose amino-acid sequence MRPGRTTTALPAATTPLLLLLPLILGRLHVAHAQCPWQRDVPDLQTSCICAYNLGRELSVQCDQVDFSQLLDAMNTHARLQPVDLLYVNNSTISELPNAVFSNLSLHNVQLSSCGIQRIATGAFKGQESVLRNLNLQDNLLADVPVEALKVLGKLNLLDLSKNQLSHIPDDAFVGLTKLSTLKLNDNNVTLASNAFRGLEQSLKNLNLKGTKQRKVPESIRGLKSLAFLDLSQNGIKELPGAGGIRVFDGLDALTALNLERNLIQSIGETAFAGVRKTLSSLSLLNNLLAEFPIGAVHSLKELRVLDIGFNLLTSLPEAAFRGNPGITLLALDGNPLSSVPEGAFAHLNATLRGLSLGGRFLHCDCKLRWVAEWIRNGDLQVTSRERNPQFCGTPPRFRDRGFYSIQPEELSCPDIADAALRGPVGLADNLKPTLPSSPDSVEYETGTGTGTGTVGTGTAASAPVTSSVSTSTSTTTPTTTTTTTTAEPTTRRSTTRPPTKSTTAISATTASPASNPPVNGTGTVQATSITTSSSSSSSSSTSTGHGNGKQAPGWRQGVTNGNGNSGVGGAGGLHKPQRPPLVLGYPPQRGTRIDDANEVQVKHAFRQDSSVIIQWDSDTANILGFRVVYRLFGEKAFKQGPPLESSEREFKIKNVPAQECIIVCVISLEELHVTPETVPYQQCREVRTVASQASNMDKITIAASAAICGTIIVAVIVFIAASRRSRKLQSSQQKSPLPIGGLPVNCCGPTGSPGPLGSIATLSAFNNHKEWDQVSAYSGRSIPRPRIYPVEQPDDMRSHFSGMPGKVGKSRYSQAGSTHTLNNYCDTSDNWTDHDMDIYMARNPTTRNGLVPL is encoded by the exons CGACAACAGCTTTACCAGCAGCGACCACGCCCCTGCTCCTGCTACTCCCACTTATCCTGGGCAGGCTCCACGTGGCCCACGCCCAGTGTCCTTGGCAGCGGGATGTGCCCGACCTGCAGACGAGCTGCATCTGCGCCTACAACCTGGGCAGGGAGCTATCCGTGCAATGCGATCAG GTGGACTTTTCGCAACTCCTGGATGCGATGAACACCCACGCCCGCCTGCAACCCGTGGATTTGCTGTACGTGAACAACTCCACGATTTCCGAGCTGCCCAACGCCGTTTTCAGCAATTTGAGCCTGCACAATGTGCAGCTCTCGAGCTGCGGCATCCAGAGAATTGCGACGGGTGCCTTCAAGGGCCAGGAGTCGGTGCTGCGGAATCTCAATCTGCAGGATAATCTGCTGGCCGACGTGCCGGTGGAGGCGCTCAAGGTCCTGGGCAAGCTGAACCTGCTGGATTTGTCAAAAAATCAGCTCAGTCACATTCCCGACGACGCCTTTGTGGGTCTGACAAAGCTCTCCACCCTCAAACTGAACGATAACAATGTCACCCTGGCCAGCAATGCATTTAGGGGGCTGGAGCAGAGCCTGAAGAACCTGAATCTGAAGGGCACGAAGCAGCGGAAGGTGCCGGAAAGTATTAGGGGCCTGAAGAGCCTGGCCTTCCTCGATCTCTCCCAGAATGGCATCAAAGAACTGCCGGGAGCGGGCGGAATCCGGGTCTTTGACGGTCTGGACGCACTGACTGCCCTGAATCTGGAGAGGAATCTCATCCAGAGCATCGGTGAAACGGCATTTGCCGGCGTGCGAAAAACACTAAGCTCGCTGAGTTTGCTCAACAACCTGCTGGCCGAATTTCCCATCGGAGCCGTGCACTCGCTGAAGGAGCTGCGTGTCCTGGACATTGGATTCAATCTGCTGACCAGCCTGCCGGAGGCCGCCTTCCGGGGCAATCCGGGCATCACCCTGCTGGCCCTGGACGGAAATCCACTGAGCAGCGTGCCCGAAGGCGCCTTCGCCCACCTGAATGCCACACTCCGCGGACTCTCCCTCGGAGGCAGGTTCCTCCACTGCGACTGCAAGCTGCGATGGGTGGCCGAGTGGATTCGAAATGGCGACTTGCAG GTTACATCGCGCGAACGGAATCCCCAGTTCTGTGGCACCCCACCTCGCTTCCGGGACCGAGGCTTCTACTCCATTCAGCCGGAGGAGCTGAGCTGCCCGGACATTGCCGATGCGGCCCTACGTGGACCCGTCGGCCTGGCCGATAACCTGAAGCCCACCCTGCCCTCGTCGCCCGACTCCGTGGAATATGAAACGGGCACGGGCACGGGAACGGGTACAGTGGGCACTGGCACCGCTGCCTCTGCTCCGGTGACCAGCAGTGTGAGCACCTCCACCTCGACGACAACAcccacaacaaccacaacgacAACCACAGCGGAGCCAACAACCAGGAGGAGCACG ACTCGTCCTCCGACCAAGTCAACTACAGCGATATCGGCCACCACAGCCTCGCCAGCTTCCAATCCCCCGGTGAATGGAACGGGCACAGTTCAGGCCACCTCCATCACGacgagcagcagctcctcctcctcatcctccacGTCCACGGGTCACGGCAACGGCAAGCAGGCGCCGGGATGGCGCCAAGGAGTGaccaatggcaatggcaatagTGGAgtaggaggagcaggaggtcTGCACAAGCCGCAGAGGCCACCACTTGTCCTGGGCTATCCACCGCAGAGGGGCACTCGCATCGACGATGCCAACGAAGTGCAGGTGAAGCACGCCTTCCGCCAGGATAGCTCCGTGATCATCCAGTGGGACTCGGACACGGCGAATATCCTGGGATTCCGCGTGGTCTACCGCCTGTTCGGCGAGAAGGCCTTCAAGCAGGGACCTCCGCTGGAGTCCAGCGAGCGCGAGTTCAAGATCAAGAATGTCCCCGCCCAGGAGTGCATCATCGTGTGCGTCATCTCGCTGGAGGAGCTCCACGTGACCCCGGAAACGGTTCCCTACCAGCAGTGCCGCGAAGTGAGGACTGTCGCCTCGCAGGCCTCCAACATGGACAAGATAACGATAGCGGCCAGTGCGGCCATTTGTGGCACCATCATTGTGGCCGTGATAGTCTTCATCGCTGCCAGCAG ACGCTCCCGCAAGCTGCAGAGCAGCCAGCAGAAGAGTCCGCTGCCAATTGGAGGTCTGCCCGTTAATTGCTGCGGTCCGACCGGTTCACCGGGACCACTTGGCTCCATTGCAACGCTATCGGCATTTAACAATCACAAG GAATGGGACCAAGTGTCGGCGTACAGTGGACGCTCGATACCGCGGCCGCGCATATATCCCGTAGAGCAGCCGGATGACATGAGGAGCCACTTCTCCGGAATGCCCGGCAAGGTGGGCAAGTCAAG ATACTCGCAGGCGGGATCGACGCACACGCTGAACAACTACTGCGATACATCGGACAACTGGACGGATCACGACATGGACATCTATATGGCCCGCAATCCGACGACGCGCAACGGTTTAGTGCCATTATGA
- the LOC6730590 gene encoding myb/SANT-like DNA-binding domain-containing protein 4 produces the protein MLATKRVRARAKNFTIEEEEILENLILAHRDVIRNKQKDPAIWRKKSEAWKQIEADFAIQTGVERSWQALREKYTNNLRLMRKNGTLSDEEAKIDNAPDSGQNLSISGVSSLAAGADNEESSAYFEPEFSRKSLSSDSTEHKIVPSNSSYAVDRPTYSALNANDGSVGVSSEEDAANILQDEKVALIRLQQEFYRCENARAAEKHKLEMEKQKYELEQRKVELGNMRLKNELLEAEILEKQRKVGPSNASS, from the exons ATGCTTGCGACCAAGCGAGTAAGGGCCCGTGCGAAGAACTTCaccatcgaggaggaggagatccTGGAGAACCTGATCCTGGCGCACCGCGACGTGATCCGCAACAAGCAGAAGGATCCAGCCATTTGGCGAAAGAAATCGGAGGCGTGGAAGCAAATTGAGGCGGACTTCGCCATTCAGACCGGAGTGGAGCGTTCTTGGCAGGCTCTGCGGGAGAAGTACACCAACAACCTGCGGCTGATGCGAAAGAACGGAACACTGAGTGACGAGGAGGCAAAAATTGACAATGCGCCAGATTCGGGGCAGAATTTGTCCATTTCGGGAGTTTCTTCGCTGGCTGCAGGTGCTGACAATGAAGAAA GTAGTGCCTATTTCGAACCAGAGTTCAGCCGAAAAAGCCTCAGTAGCGACTCTACCGAACATAAGATCGTGCCAAGTAACTCAAGCTATGCAGTTGACAGACCAACCTACTCAGCTCTGAATGCAAATGACGGGTCAGTCGGTGTGAGCTCAGAAGAGGATGCCGCCAATATCCTGCAGGATGAAAAAGTCGCTCTGATCAGGCTGCAGCAGGAGTTCTACCGATGCGAAAACGCCCGGGCAGCCGAGAAGCACAAGCTTGAGATGGAGAAGCAGAAATACGAGCTGGAGCAGCGAAAGGTGGAGCTGGGGAATATGCGCCTGAAAAACGAACTTCTCGAAGCGGAAATACTCGAAAAACAACGTAAAGTCGGGCCAAGCAACGCTTCATCCTAA
- the LOC6730591 gene encoding cytochrome b-c1 complex subunit Rieske, mitochondrial codes for MMNAVSRAYVRGGAQVLSTGLKASGVAVNSMANRQAHTDLQVPDFSAYRRDSVKDSRRRNDTAEERKAFSYLMVGAGAVGGAYAAKGLVNTFIGSMSASAEVLAMAKIEIKLSDIPEGKSVTFKWRGKPLFIRHRTAAEIETERNVPTSTLRDPEADDQRVIKPEWLVVIGVCTHLGCVPIANAGDWGGYYCPCHGSHYDASGRIRKGPAPLNLEVPTHEFPNEGLLVVG; via the exons ATGATGAACGCCGTGTCGCGTGCTTACGTCAGAGGCGGAGCCCAGGTCCTCTCCACGGGATTGAAGGCGAGCGGCGTGGCCGTCAACTCGATGG CCAACCGCCAGGCACACACCGACCTGCAGGTGCCGGACTTCTCGGCATACCGTCGGGACTCCGTGAAGGACAGCCGTCGTCGCAACGACACCGCCGAGGAGCGCAAGGCCTTCTCCTACTTGATGGTCGGCGCCGGAGCCGTGGGAGGTGCCTATGCGGCCAAGGGCCTGGTCAACACCTTCATTGGATCGATGAGCGCCTCCGCCGAAGTgctggccatggccaagaTCGAGATCAAACTGTCCGACATCCCGGAGGGCAAGTCGGTTACCTTCAAGTGGCGCGGAAAGCCCCTGTTCATCCGCCACCGCACGGCCGCGGAAATCGAGACCGAGCGAAATGTGCCCACATCCACGCTGCGCGATCCGGAGGCTGATGAT CAACGTGTGATCAAGCCCGAGTGGCTGGTGGTCATCGGAGTGTGCACGCATCTGGGCTGTGTGCCCATCGCGAACGCCGGCGACTGGGGTGGCTACTACTGCCCCTGCCACGGCTCCCACTACGACGCCTCCGGAAGGATCCGCAAGGGACCCGCGCCCCTCAACTTGGAGGTGCCCACCCACGAGTTCCCCAACGAGGGTCTCCTCGTGGTCGGCTAG